A single region of the Anguilla rostrata isolate EN2019 chromosome 11, ASM1855537v3, whole genome shotgun sequence genome encodes:
- the LOC135235188 gene encoding solute carrier family 2, facilitated glucose transporter member 1-like isoform X2 encodes MESSGKQVTVQLMLAVGAAVIGSLQFGYNTGVINAPEKTIESFYNETWIERYGEPIPDSTLTTMWSVSVSIFSVGGIIGSFSVSLFVNHLGRRNSMLIANVLAFIAAALMGFSKMATSFEMLIIGRFVVGLYSGLSTGFVPMYVGEIAPTALRGALGTLHQLGVVIGILIAQVFGMESIMGNAAYWPLLLGFTAIPAVVQCAVLPFCPESPRFLLINRNEENKAKSVLKKLRGVADVSADMQEMKEESRQMMREKKVTIPELFRSPLYRQPLLIAVMLQLSQQLSGINAVFYYSTLIFEKAGVSQPVYATIGTGVVNTAFTVVSLFVVERAGRRSLHLIGLMGMAVSAVLMTVAMALLEQVDMMSYISIAATFSFVAFFEIGPGPIPWFIVAELFSQGPRPSAFAVAGFSNWTANFIVGMCFPHVEKLCGPYVFIIFTVLLLFFFVFTYFKVPETKGRTFDEISAGFRQTAGGAGGEKFSPEEMNSLGADSQL; translated from the exons ATGGAATCAAGCGGAAAG CAGGTGACAGTGCAGCTGATGCTGGCGGTGggggctgctgtgattggctccttGCAGTTCGGCTACAACACGGGCGTCATCAACGCTCCCGAGAAG ACCATCGAGAGCTTCTACAATGAGACCTGGATCGAGCGCTACGGCGAGCCCATCCCCGactccaccctcaccaccatgTGGTCCGTCTCCGTCTCCATCTTCTCCGTGGGCGGCATCATCGGCTCCTTCTCCGTGAGCCTGTTCGTCAATCACCTGGGGAG GAGGAACTCGATGCTCATAGCTAACGTCCTGGCCTTCATCGCCGCCGCGCTCATGGGCTTCTCCAAGATGGCCacctcctttgagatgctgATCATCGGGCGCTTCGTGGTGGGGCTGTACTCGGGCCTGTCCACCGGCTTCGTGCCCATGTACGTGGGCGAGATCGCCCCCACCGCCCTGCGGGGGGCGCTGGGCACCCTGCACCAGCTGGGCGTGGTCATCGGCATCCTCATCGCCCAG GTGTTCGGGATGGAGTCCATCATGGGGAACGCCGCGTACTGGCCGCTGCTGTTGGGGTTCACGGCCATCCCGGCGGTGGTGCAGTGCGCCGTCCTGCCCTTCTGCCCCGAGAGCCCCCGCTTCCTGCTCATCAACCGCAACGAGGAGAACAAGGCCAAGAGCG TGCTGAAGAAGCTGCGTGGGGTGGCGGACGTGAGCGCGGACATGCAGGAGATGAAGGAGGAGAGCAGGCAGATGATGCGTGAGAAGAAGGTCACCATTCCGGAGCTCTTCCGCTCGCCGCTGTACCGCCAACCGCTCCTCATCGCCGTCATGCTGCAGCTGTCCCAGCAGCTGTCCGGCATCAACGCC gtgTTTTATTACTCCACTCTGATCTTTGAGAAGGCCGGAGTCTCTCAGCCCGTCTACGCCACCATCGGCACCGGAGTGGTCAACACTGCTTTCACTGTGGTGTCG ctgtTTGTGGTGGAGCGAGCCGGCCGCAGGTCCCTGCATCTCATTGGCCTGATGGGAATGGCTGTCTCAGCTGTCCTAATGACCGTCGCCATGGCACTGCTG GAGCAGGTGGATATGATGTCGTACATCAGCATCGCGGCCACCTTCAGCTTCGTGGCCTTCTTCGAGATCGGGCCGGGCCCCATCCCCTGGTTCATCGTGGCCGAGCTGTTCAGTCAGGGCCCGCGGCCCTCCGCCTTCGCCGTGGCCGGCTTCTCCAACTGGACCGCCAACTTCATCGTGGGCATGTGCTTCCCGCATGTGGAG AAACTGTGTGGGCCGTACGTCTTCATCATCTTCACggtgctgctgctcttcttcttcgtcttcacCTACTTCAAAGTGCCAGAGACCAAGGGCCGGACGTTCGACGAGATCTCCGCTGGGTTCCGGCAGACGGccggcggggcagggggggagaaGTTCTCCCCGGAGGAGATGAACAGCCTGGGGGCCGATTCCCAGCtctga